One Oscillospiraceae bacterium DNA window includes the following coding sequences:
- a CDS encoding sodium-dependent transporter, whose amino-acid sequence MKEGKTERGAFSSRLGFVMAAAGSAVGLGNIWRFPYLAAKYGGGTFLLVYIILAVTFGFSLMMVEFAIGRKTGVSAIEAFGKLDHRFKWLGYLSSIVPMIILPYYCVIGGWVFKYFGVFVTGQSAASAKDGFFSSYIGQTGEPIVWFLLFICATAVIVMFGVEKGVEKVSRLLMPILLILNIGTAIYSLTLPNAMAGVKYYLIPDFSHFSANTILAALGQLFYSLSLAMGITITYGSYVKKDEDLEKSATQVDVFDTGVALLAGLTIIPAVFSFSGGSPSQLKQGPGLMFVMLPKVFSSMGIGGVIAGAVFFLLVLFAALTSSIALMETVVSIIMDKLHIGRKPATLLSLACAIALGILSSLGFGVLSGVTPLGFDFLDFFDFISNSILMPLVALFTCICVGWFVGMKSIDDEVTISSKFHREKLCNVMTKWISPIFIILILVSSVLNALGIIKL is encoded by the coding sequence ATGAAAGAAGGAAAAACAGAGCGTGGCGCGTTCAGCAGCCGGCTCGGATTTGTCATGGCCGCGGCCGGCTCGGCTGTAGGTCTAGGAAACATTTGGCGATTTCCGTATCTTGCCGCAAAGTACGGCGGCGGCACCTTTTTGCTGGTTTACATTATTCTGGCTGTGACTTTTGGTTTCAGCCTGATGATGGTCGAGTTTGCAATTGGGCGCAAGACCGGCGTTTCTGCCATTGAGGCTTTTGGCAAACTGGATCACCGCTTCAAATGGCTGGGGTATCTCTCTTCGATTGTACCCATGATTATCCTGCCTTATTACTGCGTCATAGGCGGCTGGGTCTTTAAGTATTTCGGCGTATTTGTCACCGGGCAGAGCGCAGCTTCTGCCAAAGACGGGTTCTTTTCTTCCTATATTGGGCAAACCGGCGAGCCGATCGTCTGGTTTCTGCTGTTTATCTGCGCAACGGCTGTCATTGTCATGTTCGGCGTGGAAAAAGGCGTAGAGAAAGTCAGCCGCCTGCTCATGCCGATTCTGCTGATTCTGAATATCGGCACTGCTATTTATTCGCTGACCCTGCCCAATGCCATGGCCGGCGTAAAGTATTACCTGATTCCGGATTTTTCACATTTTTCGGCAAACACCATTTTGGCGGCTTTGGGTCAGCTTTTCTATTCTTTAAGTCTTGCCATGGGCATTACGATTACCTACGGCTCTTATGTAAAGAAAGATGAAGACCTGGAAAAATCCGCAACACAAGTCGATGTTTTCGACACCGGTGTAGCGCTTCTGGCGGGCCTGACCATTATTCCGGCGGTCTTTTCGTTCTCCGGCGGCAGCCCGTCTCAGCTAAAGCAGGGCCCCGGGCTAATGTTTGTCATGCTGCCAAAGGTCTTTTCCAGCATGGGTATCGGCGGTGTCATTGCCGGTGCGGTGTTCTTCCTGCTGGTGTTGTTTGCAGCGCTGACTTCTTCGATTGCCTTAATGGAAACTGTTGTTTCCATTATCATGGACAAACTGCACATCGGCCGCAAACCGGCGACCCTGCTGTCCCTGGCCTGTGCCATAGCCCTAGGCATACTATCGTCGCTTGGCTTTGGCGTCCTTTCGGGTGTAACGCCGCTTGGATTTGATTTTCTCGACTTCTTCGACTTTATCAGCAACAGCATCTTAATGCCGCTGGTTGCGCTGTTTACCTGCATCTGTGTAGGCTGGTTTGTCGGCATGAAGAGCATTGACGACGAAGTGACCATCAGCTCAAAATTCCACCGGGAAAAGCTCTGCAACGTAATGACCAAATGGATTTCGCCTATTTTCATTATTCTGATTCTTGTTTCCAGTGTTCTGAATGCACTGGGCATCATTAAACTGTAA
- a CDS encoding Smr/MutS family protein → MTEYRHGTIVDLDIHGETEESAMRRLTHWLSRAPADVTEVRVIHGCHGGTVLRDMVRGRLKHPRIASKMIALNPGETRLILKKP, encoded by the coding sequence ATGACAGAGTACAGACATGGGACGATTGTAGATTTGGATATTCACGGCGAAACCGAGGAAAGCGCCATGCGCCGGCTGACGCACTGGCTTTCCCGTGCGCCGGCAGATGTGACAGAGGTGCGGGTCATTCACGGCTGCCACGGCGGCACAGTGCTGCGCGACATGGTGCGCGGGCGGCTGAAGCACCCGCGCATTGCCTCAAAGATGATTGCGCTGAATCCCGGCGAGACCAGGCTGATTTTAAAAAAGCCCTGA
- a CDS encoding ABC transporter permease, with translation MKAYGKAIFRSVFHSGTRFLAIFAIVALGAGFYTGISSAAPQMRSTVDSYLDRQNMMDIEVLSTLGFSAQDVQAVQKAAGVEAVMPSYMEDVMSHIGEADVTVRVHALPQAGATDTGNASMNRPVLVSGRWPQSADECVLNSQRELELSLGSQITVQEQNGQKNLKYTKYKVVGFVQSPMYLSFSLGTTNIGNGQLGHYLYVMPQAFSSSIYTALYVTAKDARQLSTFTEQYQDKVTAVSNALTAVGRTRAPLRRNEVTADAQKKLDASKKTYESQKASAEQQFADAQKKLTAAQTQITQSQQTLSTVQAQITAGEKALRQAQSQYDSGLAEYKSQEQKAQKEFAAAAQKLQTGRQELAAARKKLADSRTQLEAQKKKLSDAKAELQKEENKLAAAKTQLEQSRAQLEAAAPAVEQARTALQALEDAGQGAGDEAAALRTKITEYDENTKKLDASQKEFDAGKEKLQQAQKTYQQQFAAAEPKLQQAEKELASGETQLAAKQKELSSGESTYQIQKAQADKELAAAKQKLESAQKQIAEKTQELSAAKKETAAGQQKLAAAEKTLQQNRSALEKTKTETQQKLATAKKQLEQGQKQLDAVKAPTWYVLDRDKNVGFNSFTSDADRMQSISRMFPLFFFLVAALVVLTTMTRMVEEDRMEIGSYKAMGFSERAIARKYLLYALLVSFFGSLAGVIIGGLVLPSICWNAYRIMYNAPAMTPQVTVSYAAAGSAAAIAVTLLSTWGACRAVLREKPAALLQPKAPKPGRRILLEHITPLWRHLNFTAKVTARNLFRYKKRLVMTVAGIAGCTALILTGFGIKDSVRHVVYDQYHGVDRYNTVISLQTGGLSDDTKKILQNQKNFQQWMLYTNRSVDISNTAGTSMAGNLLVPQNAAQLKDFVRLQNRTSKTPVAFQENSVLVTEKLANRLGLKVGSSVRAPDSTGKVHSFTVTGITENYIFHYVYIAPQEYHRVTGETPKGNGIWASYTGSEEASKSLSSTLMKQSGVETVAFLEDITSSFDNMINALNVIVVVLILCAGMLSFVVLYNLTNINITERSREMATLRVLGFYQRESAGYIYRETTLLTVLGSALGLLLGVFMHHAVITTVEVDVCMFPRTIDPLSFLWSLLLTAGFTVAVDLLMYPRFRKINMVESLKSVD, from the coding sequence ATGAAAGCATACGGAAAAGCAATTTTTCGTTCGGTTTTCCATTCGGGTACACGATTCTTGGCCATTTTTGCCATTGTCGCGCTGGGGGCGGGCTTTTACACGGGCATTTCTTCTGCGGCCCCGCAGATGCGCTCTACGGTCGACAGCTATCTTGACCGCCAAAACATGATGGATATCGAGGTGCTTTCGACCCTTGGCTTTTCCGCGCAGGATGTACAGGCTGTGCAGAAAGCGGCGGGCGTAGAGGCCGTGATGCCTTCTTATATGGAAGACGTCATGAGCCATATCGGCGAAGCCGATGTTACAGTGCGCGTGCATGCCCTGCCGCAGGCCGGCGCCACGGACACCGGCAACGCCTCTATGAACCGCCCGGTGTTGGTCTCCGGCCGTTGGCCGCAGAGCGCAGATGAGTGCGTGCTGAACAGCCAGCGTGAACTAGAGCTTTCCCTTGGCAGCCAGATTACCGTACAGGAACAAAACGGCCAGAAAAATTTGAAGTATACAAAATACAAAGTGGTGGGCTTTGTGCAATCCCCTATGTATTTAAGCTTTTCACTGGGAACCACCAATATTGGCAACGGCCAGCTGGGGCATTATTTGTATGTGATGCCGCAGGCCTTTTCCAGTTCCATATACACCGCTTTATACGTGACAGCAAAGGATGCGCGGCAGCTGAGCACCTTTACGGAACAGTACCAGGACAAGGTTACCGCAGTGAGCAATGCACTGACCGCGGTAGGCAGAACCCGCGCGCCGCTGCGCCGCAATGAGGTCACAGCGGATGCGCAGAAAAAACTTGATGCCAGTAAAAAGACCTACGAAAGCCAGAAAGCTTCCGCCGAGCAGCAGTTTGCAGATGCGCAGAAGAAACTGACTGCGGCACAGACACAGATTACGCAGAGCCAGCAGACCCTTTCTACAGTACAGGCGCAGATTACAGCCGGCGAAAAGGCGCTGCGCCAGGCACAAAGCCAATATGACAGCGGCCTTGCAGAGTATAAGAGCCAAGAACAAAAAGCACAGAAAGAGTTTGCCGCGGCAGCACAGAAGCTGCAGACCGGCAGACAGGAACTTGCTGCTGCACGGAAAAAATTAGCTGACAGCAGAACACAGCTGGAAGCACAGAAGAAAAAATTGTCGGACGCCAAAGCAGAGCTGCAAAAAGAAGAGAACAAGCTTGCTGCGGCCAAAACGCAGCTGGAACAGTCCCGCGCGCAGCTGGAGGCGGCCGCTCCTGCGGTCGAGCAGGCGCGCACTGCTCTACAGGCGCTGGAAGATGCCGGGCAGGGCGCCGGCGATGAGGCAGCTGCCCTGCGCACAAAGATAACGGAGTATGACGAAAATACAAAGAAACTGGACGCTTCCCAAAAGGAATTTGATGCCGGTAAGGAAAAGCTGCAGCAGGCACAGAAAACCTATCAGCAGCAGTTCGCTGCGGCTGAGCCAAAACTGCAGCAGGCAGAAAAAGAGCTTGCAAGCGGCGAAACCCAGTTGGCAGCAAAGCAAAAAGAGCTTTCTTCCGGGGAGAGCACCTACCAGATACAGAAAGCGCAGGCGGACAAAGAACTTGCCGCGGCAAAGCAGAAGCTGGAGTCTGCCCAAAAACAGATTGCCGAAAAGACGCAGGAGCTTTCTGCCGCAAAAAAAGAGACTGCCGCCGGGCAGCAGAAACTAGCCGCTGCGGAAAAGACCCTGCAGCAAAACCGCAGTGCGCTTGAAAAGACAAAAACCGAAACGCAGCAAAAACTTGCCACGGCAAAAAAGCAGCTGGAGCAGGGGCAGAAACAGCTTGATGCTGTAAAAGCCCCCACGTGGTATGTGCTGGACCGCGACAAAAATGTCGGATTTAACAGCTTTACCTCGGACGCTGACCGCATGCAGTCTATTTCCCGCATGTTTCCCCTCTTTTTCTTCCTAGTAGCGGCGCTGGTGGTGCTGACTACCATGACCCGCATGGTCGAAGAAGATCGTATGGAGATCGGCTCTTATAAGGCAATGGGCTTTTCCGAGCGGGCCATTGCGCGAAAATATTTGCTGTATGCGCTGCTGGTAAGCTTTTTCGGCAGCCTAGCGGGGGTCATCATCGGCGGACTGGTGCTGCCCTCTATCTGCTGGAATGCGTACCGTATTATGTACAACGCGCCGGCTATGACGCCGCAGGTCACGGTTTCCTATGCGGCGGCGGGCTCTGCCGCTGCCATAGCCGTTACGCTACTTTCCACCTGGGGCGCCTGCAGGGCGGTCCTGCGGGAAAAGCCGGCGGCTCTTTTGCAGCCGAAAGCGCCAAAGCCCGGCCGGCGGATTTTGCTGGAGCACATTACGCCGCTGTGGCGGCACCTGAATTTTACCGCAAAAGTGACCGCGCGCAATCTGTTTCGCTATAAAAAGAGGCTGGTGATGACCGTGGCCGGCATTGCCGGCTGCACCGCGCTGATTTTGACAGGCTTCGGTATTAAAGACAGTGTGCGGCATGTGGTCTATGACCAGTACCACGGTGTTGACCGCTACAATACGGTTATCAGCCTGCAGACCGGCGGCCTTTCGGACGACACCAAAAAGATTTTGCAGAATCAGAAAAATTTTCAGCAGTGGATGCTTTACACGAACCGTTCGGTCGACATTTCCAATACAGCCGGCACCTCTATGGCGGGCAACCTGCTTGTGCCGCAAAATGCGGCACAGCTGAAAGATTTTGTACGTTTGCAGAACCGCACAAGCAAAACCCCGGTCGCTTTTCAAGAAAACAGCGTGCTGGTCACCGAAAAACTGGCCAACCGCCTGGGGCTGAAAGTGGGCAGCAGTGTGCGGGCACCCGACAGCACCGGCAAAGTGCATTCCTTTACAGTGACGGGAATTACAGAAAATTATATATTCCATTATGTCTATATTGCACCGCAGGAGTACCACAGAGTGACGGGCGAAACACCCAAAGGCAACGGTATTTGGGCTTCTTATACTGGCAGTGAAGAAGCAAGCAAGTCCCTCAGCAGCACCCTGATGAAGCAGAGCGGCGTCGAAACCGTTGCTTTTTTGGAGGATATCACCTCTTCTTTTGACAACATGATCAATGCCCTCAATGTCATTGTTGTGGTGCTCATTCTCTGTGCGGGCATGCTTTCCTTTGTGGTGCTGTACAACCTGACAAACATCAATATTACCGAGCGCAGCCGCGAAATGGCGACCCTGCGGGTGTTAGGCTTTTACCAGCGGGAAAGCGCGGGCTATATCTACCGCGAGACCACGCTGCTCACTGTTTTGGGCAGTGCCCTGGGGCTTTTACTGGGTGTCTTTATGCACCACGCGGTGATTACAACTGTAGAGGTGGATGTCTGCATGTTTCCGCGCACCATAGACCCGCTCTCTTTCCTGTGGAGCCTGCTTTTGACCGCCGGCTTCACAGTGGCAGTGGATCTGCTCATGTATCCGCGCTTTCGGAAAATCAATATGGTGGAGAGCCTGAAATCTGTGGATTGA
- a CDS encoding ribose-phosphate pyrophosphokinase, with amino-acid sequence MNFHGKDIKIFAGNANPDVARQISECLGLPMGKIAVTTFSNGEISVSLQESVRGSDCFIVQSTCSPVNDNLMELLIMMDAMKRASAARITAVIPHFGYARQDRKAKARDPISAKLCADIIETAGADRVLTMDLHAAQIQGFFNIPVDHLRGAPLLASFMKERLGDNVGDYIVVSPDLGSVTRARDFAERIGTRMAIVDKRRQRANECEVMNIIGSVEGKKVIIVDDMIDTAGTLCNAAQAIMEHGAVSVTACATHGVLSGPAIQRLQDSVLKEVVLLDTIPLPPEKHIDKITVLPTAPTFAEAIERIYEDKPISPMFI; translated from the coding sequence ATGAATTTTCACGGCAAGGACATCAAAATTTTTGCTGGAAACGCCAACCCGGACGTCGCCAGACAAATCAGTGAATGTCTGGGCCTGCCCATGGGAAAAATCGCTGTTACCACTTTCAGCAACGGCGAAATTTCCGTTTCACTGCAGGAATCTGTGCGCGGCTCTGACTGCTTCATTGTACAGTCTACCTGCTCACCGGTAAACGACAACCTGATGGAACTGCTCATTATGATGGATGCTATGAAGCGCGCCTCAGCGGCCCGCATCACTGCGGTTATTCCGCACTTTGGTTATGCCCGCCAGGACCGTAAGGCGAAGGCCCGCGACCCGATCAGCGCGAAGCTGTGCGCCGATATTATTGAAACAGCCGGCGCCGACCGCGTGCTGACCATGGATTTGCATGCGGCACAGATTCAGGGCTTTTTCAATATTCCGGTTGACCATCTGCGCGGGGCACCGCTTTTGGCTTCCTTTATGAAAGAGCGCCTCGGTGACAATGTCGGCGACTATATTGTCGTTTCTCCTGACCTGGGTTCAGTTACCCGTGCGCGCGACTTTGCAGAGCGCATTGGCACCCGCATGGCAATCGTTGACAAGCGCCGCCAGCGCGCCAACGAATGCGAAGTTATGAATATCATCGGCTCTGTCGAGGGCAAAAAGGTCATTATTGTGGACGACATGATCGATACTGCTGGCACTCTGTGCAACGCCGCCCAGGCGATTATGGAGCACGGCGCGGTTTCTGTTACCGCATGCGCAACCCATGGCGTCCTTTCCGGCCCGGCGATTCAGCGTCTGCAGGATTCTGTACTGAAAGAAGTCGTTTTGCTCGACACCATTCCCCTGCCGCCAGAGAAGCACATTGATAAAATCACTGTGCTGCCCACAGCGCCTACTTTTGCAGAGGCCATCGAGCGCATTTACGAGGATAAGCCGATTTCCCCTATGTTTATCTAA
- a CDS encoding ABC transporter ATP-binding protein produces the protein MAYVSFCDVRKEYHMGDTVISAADGVSFEVEKGEFVVMVGPSGAGKTTVLNMLGGMDSCTSGTIEVDGRKVSACSERELTEYRRYDVGFVFQFYNLIQNLTALENVELASQICRDPLDPRKVLRQVGLADRMDNFPAQLSGGEQQRVAIARALAKNPKLLLCDEPTGALDYATGRQVLQLLQSTCRDYGRTVVVITHNQAFAAMADRVIRIHSGKVQEVRTNPSPLPAERIEW, from the coding sequence ATGGCATACGTTTCTTTTTGTGATGTGCGAAAAGAATATCATATGGGTGATACTGTTATTTCCGCGGCTGACGGTGTCAGCTTCGAGGTGGAAAAAGGCGAGTTTGTGGTAATGGTTGGCCCCAGCGGCGCCGGCAAGACCACCGTGCTCAATATGCTTGGTGGCATGGATAGCTGCACTTCCGGCACCATTGAGGTAGACGGGCGCAAAGTCAGCGCCTGCAGCGAGCGCGAGCTGACCGAGTACCGCCGGTATGATGTGGGCTTTGTATTCCAATTCTATAATTTAATACAAAATCTGACTGCTTTGGAAAACGTGGAGCTGGCGTCACAGATCTGCCGCGATCCGCTGGACCCGCGCAAGGTGCTGCGGCAGGTGGGACTTGCTGACCGAATGGACAACTTCCCGGCGCAGCTTTCCGGCGGGGAGCAGCAGCGCGTGGCAATCGCCCGTGCACTGGCAAAAAACCCAAAGCTGCTTTTGTGCGACGAACCGACCGGCGCCTTAGACTACGCGACAGGGCGGCAGGTACTGCAGCTTTTGCAGAGCACCTGCCGGGATTATGGTCGCACCGTGGTGGTCATTACCCACAACCAGGCCTTTGCCGCCATGGCCGACCGCGTGATTCGTATCCATTCCGGAAAAGTGCAGGAGGTCAGGACGAATCCCTCACCGCTTCCGGCAGAAAGGATCGAGTGGTAA
- the pth gene encoding aminoacyl-tRNA hydrolase, producing MLFSGKQVPAGPVEWILAGLGNPGTKYEGTRHNTGFMALDCIAEKAGVTVDRLQFEGQCAQAQVGGKKVLLLKPMTFMNLSGRSVTAAMRFYKLPPERVIVFFDDISLACGRLRIRRKGSDGGHNGMKNIIYLSGSDAFPRVKIGTGAKPSPEWDLADWVLSRFSAQDAKLMQQSIEHAAEAAELLVNGKTDEAMNRYNVRG from the coding sequence ATGTTATTTTCTGGAAAACAAGTTCCCGCAGGACCAGTGGAGTGGATTTTAGCCGGCTTGGGCAACCCGGGTACAAAGTATGAGGGAACCCGCCACAACACCGGCTTTATGGCATTGGACTGCATTGCCGAGAAAGCCGGCGTGACTGTTGACCGGCTGCAGTTTGAGGGGCAGTGCGCGCAGGCGCAGGTCGGCGGCAAAAAAGTGCTGCTCTTAAAGCCTATGACTTTTATGAATCTTTCTGGGCGCAGTGTCACCGCGGCCATGCGCTTTTATAAGCTGCCGCCCGAGCGCGTCATTGTCTTTTTCGACGACATTTCCCTTGCCTGCGGGCGGCTGCGCATTCGCCGCAAGGGCAGTGACGGCGGACACAACGGCATGAAAAACATCATCTATCTTTCTGGCAGTGATGCTTTTCCGCGGGTAAAAATCGGCACTGGCGCAAAGCCTAGCCCCGAATGGGATTTGGCAGATTGGGTGCTCAGCCGCTTTTCCGCGCAGGACGCAAAGTTGATGCAGCAGAGCATTGAGCATGCTGCCGAAGCGGCCGAGCTTTTGGTGAACGGCAAAACGGATGAGGCAATGAACCGCTACAACGTGCGCGGCTGA
- the mfd gene encoding transcription-repair coupling factor: protein MKFIVNALSRMREYRLLLDAVRQKNVPAAVTGLSGIHKANLIYALWVHTGQRAFVVAGDEAEAARLVGDLAAQGMRALYYPLRDLTLRNGETGSHEYEHQRLQVLAQLLNGECDAVVCCIDGALQETMPPEALRTRMRTFSPGDTLPPQQAEALLLRCGYERAVQVEGPGQFARRGGILDVFPPESTAPVRLEFWGDEVDTLSFFDPQTQRRTDPAPQVCISAAAEALADDPAALAARIRKIASSLRGKNAPLARPILQEQADMLQQGVKLSCMDKFLPILYDTPACLFSYCGEDDLVFVSETVNVKEKMRTAQFHWNEDLKADLVDGTLCRHLDSYSKTWADALSFFEKANTVFLDTFARGSYEVPVKTLLNFTARQLSVWGGSAETLTDDLSEMLRKKWSCAVLAGNERSAHTTVTDLLSAGINAYYTADTEEIARGAVAVLPVSLSAGAEWPGAFLGIITHGRLLQQAKHRKAKHNKNSRPLSSLSELQAGDYVVHESHGIGVYQGIHKIDTHGIIKDYIKIQYAKGDTLYVPVTQLDLVSRYIGPREDAAVHLHRLGGTEWQKTKSHVRRAVQDMAKELIKLYAARMQAKGFAFSPDCEMQRDFESRFEFEETDDQLRCVEEIKGDMERQAPMDRLLCGDVGFGKTEVALRAAFKCICDGKQCALLVPTTILAWQHYQTALRRMEGFPLTVELLSRFRTPKQQQQIIEKLRRGEVNLIIGTHRLISKDVKFRDLGLVIIDEEQRFGVAQKEKLKHLCNNVDVLTLSATPIPRTLNMAMSGIRDMSVLEEAPHDRHPVQTYVMEHDEGILADAVRRELRRGGQVYWLHNDVASITRVAARLKARVPEARIGIGHGKMSEQELSEVWRQLIDHEIDVLVCTTIIETGVDVPNANTLIIDNADRMGLSQLHQIRGRVGRSSRRAYAYFTFRRNKALSEIAQKRLSAIREFTEFGSGFKIAMRDLEIRGAGNILGGEQHGHMEAVGYEMYLKLLGDAIAAEKGEAPPQGEECLMDLQLQAHIPESYIPDSSGRLEMYRRIADIRSNEDAMDVTDELIDRYGDPPESVEGLVQIALLRNMAGMCGVTEIKEQQRQLQLYQKQLNMQWIAALSAQYPGRVLVNAGARPYIAVHLQPGEDTLTLLKNILQSRPSGKRHRAPAAPAKEMDKSAGK from the coding sequence ATGAAATTTATTGTAAATGCACTATCCCGTATGCGGGAATACCGCTTGCTGCTAGATGCAGTGCGGCAGAAAAATGTCCCTGCGGCCGTCACAGGACTTTCGGGCATTCATAAAGCAAACTTAATTTACGCGCTGTGGGTACACACCGGGCAGCGCGCTTTTGTCGTGGCCGGCGATGAAGCCGAGGCGGCCCGCCTTGTGGGTGACCTTGCCGCGCAGGGAATGCGCGCACTGTATTATCCGTTGCGGGATTTAACGCTGCGAAACGGCGAAACCGGCTCCCATGAATACGAACACCAGCGCTTGCAGGTGCTTGCGCAGCTGCTAAACGGCGAATGCGATGCTGTGGTCTGCTGTATTGACGGTGCCCTGCAGGAAACCATGCCGCCAGAGGCTCTGCGCACCCGCATGCGTACGTTTTCCCCCGGCGACACCCTGCCCCCGCAGCAGGCGGAGGCTCTGCTGCTGCGCTGTGGCTATGAGCGGGCGGTGCAGGTAGAGGGCCCCGGTCAGTTTGCCCGCCGCGGCGGCATTCTTGACGTTTTTCCGCCGGAAAGTACCGCGCCGGTGCGCCTGGAATTTTGGGGCGATGAAGTGGATACGCTCTCTTTCTTTGACCCGCAGACCCAGCGCCGCACCGACCCTGCCCCGCAGGTCTGCATTTCCGCAGCAGCAGAGGCACTGGCAGACGACCCGGCCGCGCTTGCAGCACGTATTCGCAAAATTGCATCTTCGCTGCGCGGAAAAAATGCACCCCTCGCCCGCCCTATTCTGCAGGAACAGGCAGATATGCTGCAGCAGGGCGTTAAACTTTCGTGTATGGACAAATTCCTACCAATTTTATACGATACGCCAGCCTGCCTTTTCAGCTACTGCGGGGAAGATGATCTTGTGTTTGTCAGTGAAACGGTCAATGTTAAAGAAAAAATGCGCACTGCGCAGTTTCACTGGAATGAGGACCTTAAGGCAGACCTTGTAGACGGCACGCTCTGCCGCCACCTTGACAGCTACAGCAAAACGTGGGCAGATGCCCTTTCCTTTTTTGAAAAAGCCAATACCGTTTTTCTGGATACCTTTGCCCGCGGCAGCTACGAGGTACCGGTTAAGACACTGCTGAACTTCACGGCCCGGCAGCTTTCCGTCTGGGGCGGCTCAGCAGAAACATTGACCGATGACCTTTCTGAGATGCTGCGTAAAAAGTGGTCCTGTGCTGTGCTTGCCGGCAATGAGCGCAGTGCCCATACGACGGTGACGGACCTGCTTTCTGCCGGCATCAATGCGTATTACACAGCGGACACGGAAGAAATCGCGCGCGGTGCCGTGGCCGTGCTGCCCGTTTCCCTTTCCGCCGGGGCCGAGTGGCCGGGTGCATTTCTGGGGATTATCACCCATGGCCGGCTGCTGCAGCAGGCCAAGCACCGCAAAGCAAAACACAATAAAAACAGCCGCCCGCTCAGTTCCCTTTCCGAGCTGCAGGCGGGCGACTATGTGGTGCACGAAAGCCACGGTATCGGCGTTTATCAAGGAATTCATAAAATTGATACGCACGGCATTATTAAGGATTATATTAAAATTCAGTACGCGAAGGGTGACACCCTGTACGTTCCGGTGACACAGCTGGACTTGGTCAGCCGGTATATCGGCCCGCGGGAAGACGCCGCTGTGCACCTGCACCGTCTGGGCGGCACCGAGTGGCAGAAAACCAAAAGCCATGTGCGCCGCGCTGTGCAGGATATGGCAAAAGAGCTGATTAAACTGTACGCGGCACGCATGCAGGCAAAAGGCTTTGCCTTTTCCCCGGACTGCGAGATGCAGCGCGACTTTGAGAGCCGCTTTGAGTTTGAAGAAACCGACGACCAGCTGCGCTGCGTAGAGGAAATCAAGGGCGACATGGAGCGGCAGGCCCCCATGGACCGCCTGCTGTGCGGCGACGTGGGCTTTGGCAAGACCGAGGTCGCTCTGCGCGCCGCATTTAAGTGTATCTGTGACGGCAAGCAGTGCGCTCTTTTGGTGCCCACCACCATTTTGGCGTGGCAGCATTACCAGACTGCGCTGCGCCGCATGGAGGGCTTTCCACTGACAGTCGAGCTGCTTTCGCGTTTTCGCACACCCAAACAGCAGCAGCAGATTATCGAAAAGCTGCGCCGCGGTGAAGTGAATCTGATTATCGGTACGCACCGCCTCATCAGTAAAGATGTCAAGTTCCGCGACCTGGGGCTGGTCATTATTGATGAGGAGCAGCGCTTTGGCGTTGCGCAGAAAGAAAAGCTGAAGCATTTGTGCAACAATGTCGATGTGCTGACTCTGTCGGCTACCCCAATTCCGCGTACCCTGAATATGGCTATGTCCGGCATACGCGATATGAGTGTACTGGAAGAGGCCCCGCATGACCGTCACCCGGTGCAGACCTATGTCATGGAGCACGACGAGGGCATTTTGGCAGACGCTGTCCGGCGGGAACTGCGCCGCGGCGGGCAGGTTTACTGGCTGCACAACGATGTTGCTTCCATTACGCGGGTGGCTGCCCGACTCAAGGCCCGCGTACCCGAGGCACGCATCGGTATCGGCCACGGAAAAATGAGCGAGCAGGAGCTTTCGGAGGTATGGCGGCAGCTGATCGACCACGAAATTGATGTACTGGTCTGTACTACCATCATAGAGACCGGCGTGGATGTGCCCAACGCCAATACCCTGATTATCGACAATGCTGACCGTATGGGCCTTTCGCAGCTGCATCAGATCCGCGGGCGCGTGGGGCGCAGTTCGCGGCGTGCCTATGCGTACTTTACGTTCCGCAGGAACAAAGCGCTGTCCGAGATTGCCCAGAAGCGCCTGTCGGCAATACGCGAATTTACAGAATTCGGTTCCGGCTTTAAAATTGCCATGCGCGACCTTGAGATTCGCGGCGCGGGCAATATTTTGGGCGGCGAACAGCATGGCCATATGGAGGCAGTCGGCTATGAAATGTACCTGAAGCTTTTAGGCGACGCGATCGCCGCCGAAAAAGGAGAAGCCCCGCCGCAGGGTGAAGAGTGCCTGATGGATCTGCAGCTGCAGGCGCATATTCCCGAAAGCTATATTCCCGACAGCAGCGGCCGGCTGGAGATGTACCGCCGCATTGCCGATATTCGCAGCAATGAAGATGCAATGGATGTGACCGATGAGCTGATCGACCGCTATGGCGACCCGCCCGAGAGCGTAGAGGGCCTCGTGCAGATTGCCCTGCTGCGCAACATGGCGGGAATGTGCGGCGTGACGGAAATCAAAGAACAGCAGAGGCAGCTGCAGCTGTACCAAAAGCAGCTGAACATGCAGTGGATTGCGGCTCTTTCGGCGCAGTATCCGGGGCGTGTGCTGGTCAATGCGGGTGCGCGGCCGTATATCGCGGTGCACCTGCAGCCGGGCGAAGATACGCTGACTTTGCTCAAAAACATTCTGCAAAGCCGTCCTTCCGGGAAAAGGCACAGGGCGCCCGCTGCCCCCGCAAAAGAAATGGACAAATCAGCTGGCAAGTAG